The proteins below come from a single Diadema setosum chromosome 21, eeDiaSeto1, whole genome shotgun sequence genomic window:
- the LOC140244640 gene encoding uncharacterized protein, with protein MVGKEFIASWSQTKTDVFGEGCSATMPSTRRNPMKEKMVRYGVGISALGTCVGAGAFVVGNMIVPGLGFAAGGIVAKSFAASMMSSAAIANGGGVAAGSAVAVLQSIGATGVAAGTCAAAGAGAAAVGTAGVVAGEGVTQTVKNGKCYFTRSTQTEDEIPASL; from the coding sequence ATGGTAGGAAAGGAGTTCATTGCCTCGTGGTCCCAGACTAAGACGGATGTCTTCGGTGAAGGGTGCTCTGCAACCATGCCTAGCACTCGGAGAAATCCTATGAAGGAGAAGATGGTTCGCTACGGAGTGGGAATCTCCGCCCTTGGAACTTGTGTTGGAGCTGGTGCATTTGTCGTCGGAAACATGATTGTACCAGGATTGGGCTTCGCAGCCGGTGGCATCGTCGCCAAGTCGTTCGCCGCGAGCATGATGTCAAGTGCAGCCATTGCCAACGGTGGCGGTGTGGCGGCTGGAAGCGCTGTAGCCGTGCTGCAATCCATCGGGGCTACTGGAGTCGCCGCCGGTACATGTGCAGCGGCAGGGGCGGGGGCGGCAGCAGTGGGAACGGCGGGAGTTGTGGCTGGTGAAGGGGTTACTCAAACGGTTAAGAACGGAAAATGTTATTTTACTAGGTCTACCCAAACCGAAGACGAAATCCCAGCCTCTCTGTAA